Proteins found in one Pyrus communis chromosome 15, drPyrComm1.1, whole genome shotgun sequence genomic segment:
- the LOC137717605 gene encoding large ribosomal subunit protein eL30-like codes for MVAPKKTKKTHESINTRLALVMKSGKYTLGYKTVIDSLRNSKAKLIIISNNCPPLRKSEIEYYAMLAKVGVHHYNGNNVELGTACGKYFRVSCLSIIDAGDSDIIKTLPGGQ; via the exons ATGGTGGCCccgaagaagacgaagaagaccCACGAGAGCATCAACACCAGGCTTGCGCTGGTCATGAAGAGTGGCAAATACACTCTCGGCTACAAGACCGTCATCGATTCCCTCCGCAACTCCAAAG CGAAGCTGATTATCATTTCCAACAATTGCCCACCTTTGCGGAAATCTGAGATCGAGTACTATGCTATGCTCGCCAAGGTTGGGGTTCACCACTACAATGGAA ACAACGTTGAGCTCGGTACAGCATGTGGAAAGTATTTCCGGGTGTCTTGCCTTAGCATCATTGATGCAG GTGATTCGGATATTATCAAGACGCTGCCTGGTGGTCAGTGA
- the LOC137716893 gene encoding agamous-like MADS-box protein AGL104: MGRVKLEIKRIENNTNRQVTFSKRRNGLIKKAYELSILCDIDIALIMFSPSGRLSHFSGKRRIEDVFTRYINLPDQEREHAIIFPDHNRHPDLQNKEVRCMISSKYLLRVLQQLRSENDIALQLANPTAVSSEIEELQQEIGGLQQQLQMAEEQIRIYEPDPLKMTSTAEIESCEKSLMDTLTSVMQRKEYLLSNHLSSYDPSGIQQVLPGSFENEVAGWLSSAGHNQAQIYDASAPLEHQLRNLSSTLYDPFSQGPSSNADPSTIAQCHVSVANASDGELSSWPQTYTTSSGHPSTLISPTLLPQYQHSMVGSNMGEIMPHEQVEIPVSSSSVQAYNEAADYNHENKVPQLNGH; the protein is encoded by the exons ATGGGTCGTGTTAAGCTGGAGATAAAGAGAATAGAAAACAACACTAATCGACAAGTTACATTCTCAAAGCGTAGAAATGGACTCATTAAGAAAGCTTATGAGCTTTCCATCCTTTGTGATATTGACATTGCTCTTATCATGTTCTCTCCCTCCGGTCGCCTTAGCCATTTTTCCGGCAAAAGAAG GATTGAGGATGTGTTCACTCGCTACATTAATCTCCCCGACCAAGAAAGAGAGCA CGCTATAATTTTTCCTGATCACAACAGACACCC CGATCTTCAAAACAAAGAGGTCAGATGCATGATATCTAGCA agtATTTGCTAAGGGTCCTTCAACAACTAAGAAGTGAAAATGATATTGCTCTACAACTTGCCAA TCCTACTGCTGTTAGCTCTGAAATTGAG GAGCTTCAACAGGAAATTGGTGGGCTACAACAACAACTTCAAATGGCTGAGGAGCAGATAag GATATATGAGCCAGATCCACTAAAAATGACATCTACGGCGGAGATTGAATCCTGTGAGAAAAGCCTAATGGACACATTGACGAGTGTTATGCAGAGAAAG GAATATTTGTTGAGCAATCATCTATCTTCCTACGATCCCTCAGGAATAcag CAAGTGTTGCCAGGCTCCTTCGAGAATGAGGTGGCAGGTTGGTTGTCTAGCGCTGGTCACAACCAAGCCCAAATTTACGATGCATCTGCTCCCTTGGAGCATCAACTTAG GAATTTGTCATCGACTCTGTATGATCCGTTTTCACAAGGACCAAGTTCGAATGCGGATCCAAGTACCATAGCACAGTGTCATGTGAGTGTCGCAAATGCTAGTGATGGAGAGCTTTCATCTTGGCCTCAGACTTACACTACTTCCTCAGGACACCCCTCCACCCTCATTTCTCCAACCTTGTTGCCACAATATCAG CATTCGATGGTAGGCTCCAACATGGGAGAAATAATGCCACATGAGCAGGTGGAGATCCCAGTTAGCAGCTCCAGTGTACAAGCTTACAATGAAGCTGCAGATTATAATCATGAAAACAAAGTTCCTCAGCTTAATGGACATTGA
- the LOC137716927 gene encoding heavy metal-associated isoprenylated plant protein 24-like, with the protein MGIQGTLEYLSDLLSSAKKGKKKKQMQTVAVKIRMDCEGCARKVKNVLSGVKGAKSVDVDLKQQKATVTGYNVEAKKVLKAAQSTKKKCELWPYVPYNLVAHPYISQAYDKKAPPNMVRKVADTSNITETAVDDRYIVMFSDDNPNACSVM; encoded by the exons ATGGGAATTCAAGGAACTTTGGAGTACTTATCAGATCTATTAAGTAGTGCCAAAAAaggcaagaagaagaagcaaatgCAAACGGTAGCCGTCAAAATCAGGATGGACTGTGAAGGTTGTGCCCGCAAGGTCAAGAATGTCCTCTCCGGCGTAAAAG GTGCTAAATCAGTGGACGTCGACTTGAAGCAGCAGAAGGCAACTGTGACTGGATATAATGTTGAGGCAAAGAAAGTGTTGAAGGCAGCTCAGTCAACAAAGAAGAAGTGTGAGTTGTGGCCTTATGTTCCGTACAATCTGGTGGCTCATCCTTACATTTCTCAGGCATATGACAAGAAGGCACCTCCTAATATGGTCAGGAAAGTTGCTGACACTTCAAACATCACTGAGACTGCCGTGGACGACCGCTACATAGTCATGTTCAGCGATGACAATCCTAATGCCTGCTCTGTTATGTAG